A genomic stretch from Clavelina lepadiformis chromosome 5, kaClaLepa1.1, whole genome shotgun sequence includes:
- the LOC143460190 gene encoding malonyl-CoA decarboxylase, mitochondrial-like — MLLQHISKVFSVKNCFLCRISYNLRPRKNWSDETPFMKDLSLIRNPRRTLGLTMHHSKYVNVDKTKVLLQKCIDNAMVFDKNSHQSILVSTATIQGFCDHYQNLDAEKRKMVLLHLSNEYGVQHQKVAQSCESFMLNIKAERKDTTLLQAEERLRFQLQPLYNHLFVLIGRLDGGVKFLTDLRGDTIKFAIQPTCSSEEGRKLRDLSGHLKSTLSLWFSVGLLNLTRVTWESSADILEKVAKQEAVHQVRNWVDLKHRLGVNRRCFSFYHSSMPREPLILLHVALTDDITREITDIVDYSRKPPESCEAITSKTTAIFYSITSTQPGLQGIEFGVHIIRAVVQELCKALPNLSQFSSLSPIPRFYHWLMGQISQALKDETALLTHEEMTSLKQFFNVDGDQESMEHLQSVLQDKIWMKDDATCNVLRSPLMRLCAHYLHHVKYRGYAFDPVANFHLRNGAVVWRINWLADPSVKGFQQSFGLMVNYRYYLQEMEGNSRDYIVEKQVHASSKVTELSGTRCHL; from the exons atgcTACTGCAACATATTAGTAAGGTTTTTTCAGTTAAAAACTGCTTTCTATGTCGTATATCCTATAATCTACGTCCAAGAAAAAATTGGAGTGATGAGACGCCTTTCATGAAAGACCTGTCGTTGATCCGTAATCCAAGGCGCACTCTTGGTTTAACTATGCACCATTCTAAATATGTAAACGTAGACAAAACCAAAGTACTGCTTCAAAAATGCATTGACAATGCAAtggtttttgataaaaattctCATCAAAGTATCTTAGTATCTACTGCAACAATCCAGGGTTTTTGTGATCATTACCAAAATCTCGATGCAGAGAAGAGAAAGATGGTTCTGTTACATTTGTCTAACGAATATGGTGTGCAGCATCAAAAAGTGGCACAGTCATGTGAATCATTTATGCTCAACATTAAGGCTGAG AGAAAAGATACAACTTTATTACAAGCAGAAGAAAGACTGAGATTTCAGCTCCAGCCACTCTACAATCATTTATTTGTCCTGATTGGAAGGTTAGATGGTGGTGTAAAATTTTTGACCGATTTGCGTGGCGATACAATTAAATTTGCCATCCAACCAACTTGTAGTAGTGAAGAAGGAAGAAAACTGAG AGATTTGTCAGGTCACTTAAAATCAACTTTGTCTTTGTGGTTTTCTGTTGGACTGCTTAACCTTACACGGGTTACATGGGAATCGTCTGCAGACATTTTAGAAAAG GTTGCCAAACAAGAAGCTGTTCATCAAGTGCGCAATTGGGTTGATTTAAAACATCGCTTAGGCGTTAATCGCagatgtttttcattttatcataGTAGCATGCCTAGGGAACCTCTTATACTTCTTCATGTTGCGCTTACTGATGACATCACCAGGGAAATTACGGATATCGTGGATTACTCTAGAAAACCTCCTGAAAGCTGTGAAGCGATAACTAGCAAAACCACAGCTATATTTTATTCTATAACGTCAACCCAACCAGGATTACAG GGGATAGAATTTGGGGTTCACATCATTCGTGCTGTTGTTCAAGAACTGTGCAAAGCTCTTCCAAATTTAAGTCAGTTTTCAAGTTTGTCCCCCATACCTCGATTTTATCATTGGTTAATGGGTCAGATTTCTCAAGCACTCAAAGATGAAACTGCACTTTTAACTCATGAAGAGATGACcagtttaaagcaattttttaatgttgatGGAGACCAAGAATCCATGGAGCATCTGCAGAGTGTATTGCAAGATAAGATTTGGATGAAAGATGATGCGACATGCAATGTCTTAAGGTCACCGTTAATGCGATTGTGTGCCCATTATTTGCACCATGTTAAATACCGTGGTTATGCATTTGATCCTGTTGCAAATTTTCACCTTCGCAATGGAGCTGTTGTGTGGAGGATAAATTGGTTGGCTGATCCAAGCGTTAAAGGATTTCAGCAATCATTTGGCTTAATGGTCAACTACAGATATTACTTGCAAGAGATGGAAGGAAACAGCAGAGACTACATTGTAGAAAAACAGGTGCATGCATCTTCGAAAGTGACAGAATTAAGCGGAACAAGATGTCATCTTTAG
- the LOC143460191 gene encoding ubiquitin-conjugating enzyme E2 U-like isoform X2, producing MHCRAVLLLNQELVHLAAQPLWGVSVHKVPNHPLLCFANLSGLKHSVWESGIFHVTLKFTEHYNEEVPDVVFNTIPFHPNVHPISGKLQADFLNSPRLKRNGNITLANLFLNIQYLLSNPILENTVNNEATQLLQNVPHEYERIVKECVLESQHLHDVINGTLPEELLASYSATPNRELEIISQNPKSIATETVAVPLKAKQVSFDIYHKAWMQFATTKPVSRYVESPTNDDQLAIQMWNPDYANIRSHSSASTIRVAQNRIRSPRAANANPKTNPLRQKKLERISAMKRLYMNRSGEGHFKTLVQLHLQRP from the exons ATGCATTGTCGTGCTGTGTTATTGTTAAACCAAGAGTTGGTGCACTTAGCAGCTCAACCTTTATGGGGAGTTTCTGTGCATAAAGTTCCAAATCACCCACTTCTTTGTTTTGCCAACCTATCTG GTTTAAAACACAGCGTTTGGGAAAGTGGAATATTCCATGTCACATTGAAATTTACTGAACATTACAATGAAGAGGTTCCGGACGTCGTTTTCAATACCATTCCTTTTCATCCAAATG TTCATCCTATATCTGGAAAGTTGCAAGCAGACTTTCTGAATTCTCCTAGATTAAAACGAAATGGAAACATTACACTggcaaacttgtttttaaatattcag TATCTTCTTTCAAATCCAATACTGGAAAATACTGTTAACAATGAAGCAACTCagcttttacaaaatgttcCTCATGAGTATGAAAGAATAGTAAAGGAATGTGTATTGGAAAGTCAACATTTACATG ATGTTATTAATGGTACATTGCCGGAAGAATTGCTTGCATCTTACTCTGCCACACCAAATCGTGAATTAGAAATTATTTCTCAAAATCCTAAATCCATTGCAACAGAAACAGTAGCTGTGCctttaaaagcaaaacaagtttccTTTGATATCTATCACAAGGCTTGGATGCAATTTGCGACTACAAAACCAGTTTCTCGAT ACGTAGAATCGCCAACCAATGATGATCAACTCGCAATACAAATGTGGAATCCTGATTATGCAAATATACGTTCTCATTCTTCCGCCTCCACAATCAGGGTGGCACAAAATCGCATCCGATCCCCACGTGCTGCAAATGCCAATCCTAAAACCAACCCGCTCCGTCAGAAAAAGCTTGAAAGAATATCTGCTATGAAACGTCTATATATGAATCGAAGTGGTGAAGGTCATTTTAAG ACCCTGGTACAACTGCACCTGCAACGTCCATGA
- the LOC143459430 gene encoding uncharacterized protein LOC143459430 has protein sequence MLNIKSRLVQAEQVANPVKHIEDLQRIAGRQGEEKVVGLFTTIGGVHESDIFQALRVPDEFQTRRFEIDLVVLCGYGLYCVEIKNWGGQLKVCKDPTYWEQRKVLDSSKSRSTQIQYFNPVSETKKKAEVLRNHLMRAGIYLSENNVFTRVVLTNQSCDIDNRIQSDSCVVTPHKIEDFCSSFNRTLSDMLTDPFIPYFVRGQLSYSQMNQTRAALNQIGTWDILFLNGGKQLFGDLKGCTELSFNRKDIEEMNFSHNRNAIRASLLAVLGYVPTVTVRMFARGGAGWFTRATTASITVPYNLDISFRIAGETTDAKIPANDIDKIMLSN, from the coding sequence ATGCTTAACATAAAAAGTCGCTTGGTGCAAGCCGAACAAGTTGCCAACCCTGTTAAACATATTGAAGATTTACAAAGAATTGCTGGAAGGCAAGGAGAAGAAAAAGTGGTAGGATTGTTCACAACCATAGGAGGTGTACATGAATCAGACATCTTTCAAGCTCTACGTGTGCCTGATGAGTTTCAAACCAGACGATTTGAAATTGATCTTGTTGTTCTGTGTGGATATGGCTTATACTgtgtagaaataaaaaattgggGAGGTCAGCTCAAAGTTTGCAAAGATCCAACATACTGGGAGCAAAGAAAAGTCCTAGATTCATCAAAGTCTCGTTCCACACAGATTCAGTATTTCAATCCAGTGtcagaaacaaagaaaaaagccGAAGTATTACGCAATCATCTTATGCGAGCTGGCATATATCTCAgtgaaaataatgtttttacaCGTGTTGTTTTAACTAACCAATCATGTGATATTGACAACAGGATACAATCAGACTCGTGTGTTGTAACACCACACAAAATTGAAGATTTTTGTTCTTCCTTTAATCGCACTTTGAGTGATATGCTTACTGATCCTTTCATTCCTTATTTTGTTCGTGGCCAGTTGTCTTACTCGCAAATGAACCAAACAAGAGCTGCATTGAATCAAATTGGTACATGGGACATCCTTTTTTTAAACGGAGGAAAGCAACTTTTTGGTGACCTGAAAGGCTGCACTGAGCTGAGCTTTAATCGCAAAGATATAGAAGAAATGAATTTTTCTCATAATAGAAATGCAATTCGTGCATCATTATTGGCTGTGTTGGGCTATGTCCCAACTGTAACAGTGAGAATGTTTGCAAGAGGTGGTGCTGGGTGGTTTACACGTGCAACAACTGCATCAATAACAGTTCCTTATAACCTTGACATAAGTTTCCGAATCGCTGGGGAAACAACAGATGCCAAAATTCCAGCAAATGATATTGACAAGATAATGTTAAGCAATTGA
- the LOC143460191 gene encoding ubiquitin-conjugating enzyme E2 U-like isoform X1 encodes MHCRAVLLLNQELVHLAAQPLWGVSVHKVPNHPLLCFANLSGLKHSVWESGIFHVTLKFTEHYNEEVPDVVFNTIPFHPNVHPISGKLQADFLNSPRLKRNGNITLANLFLNIQYLLSNPILENTVNNEATQLLQNVPHEYERIVKECVLESQHLHDVINGTLPEELLASYSATPNRELEIISQNPKSIATETVAVPLKAKQVSFDIYHKAWMQFATTKPVSRYVESPTNDDQLAIQMWNPDYANIRSHSSASTIRVAQNRIRSPRAANANPKTNPLRQKKLERISAMKRLYMNRSGEDPGTTAPATSMTDVIRPLTNARNATAVSEAWEREADELVAWTGTLNENAM; translated from the exons ATGCATTGTCGTGCTGTGTTATTGTTAAACCAAGAGTTGGTGCACTTAGCAGCTCAACCTTTATGGGGAGTTTCTGTGCATAAAGTTCCAAATCACCCACTTCTTTGTTTTGCCAACCTATCTG GTTTAAAACACAGCGTTTGGGAAAGTGGAATATTCCATGTCACATTGAAATTTACTGAACATTACAATGAAGAGGTTCCGGACGTCGTTTTCAATACCATTCCTTTTCATCCAAATG TTCATCCTATATCTGGAAAGTTGCAAGCAGACTTTCTGAATTCTCCTAGATTAAAACGAAATGGAAACATTACACTggcaaacttgtttttaaatattcag TATCTTCTTTCAAATCCAATACTGGAAAATACTGTTAACAATGAAGCAACTCagcttttacaaaatgttcCTCATGAGTATGAAAGAATAGTAAAGGAATGTGTATTGGAAAGTCAACATTTACATG ATGTTATTAATGGTACATTGCCGGAAGAATTGCTTGCATCTTACTCTGCCACACCAAATCGTGAATTAGAAATTATTTCTCAAAATCCTAAATCCATTGCAACAGAAACAGTAGCTGTGCctttaaaagcaaaacaagtttccTTTGATATCTATCACAAGGCTTGGATGCAATTTGCGACTACAAAACCAGTTTCTCGAT ACGTAGAATCGCCAACCAATGATGATCAACTCGCAATACAAATGTGGAATCCTGATTATGCAAATATACGTTCTCATTCTTCCGCCTCCACAATCAGGGTGGCACAAAATCGCATCCGATCCCCACGTGCTGCAAATGCCAATCCTAAAACCAACCCGCTCCGTCAGAAAAAGCTTGAAAGAATATCTGCTATGAAACGTCTATATATGAATCGAAGTGGTGAAG ACCCTGGTACAACTGCACCTGCAACGTCCATGACAGATGTCATTCGACCCCTTACAAATGCTCGAAATGCCACAGCAGTTTCAGAGGCTTGGGAAAGGGAAGCTGATGAATTAGTTGCATGGACGGGTACTCTTAACGAAAATGCGATGTGA